A genomic region of Methanobacterium sp. SMA-27 contains the following coding sequences:
- a CDS encoding DUF5654 family protein, whose product MKEQTKEVKSQVAGTISTLMTVAFGLIAALAWNSAIQAIVSQLFPKGNDILGLLIYAIIITIIAVVATVVIARALGKPPVQEVRIVE is encoded by the coding sequence ATGAAAGAACAAACGAAAGAAGTTAAATCACAAGTTGCTGGGACCATTTCCACTTTGATGACTGTGGCATTTGGTTTAATTGCTGCATTGGCTTGGAACTCAGCTATTCAGGCAATTGTGAGCCAGTTATTTCCAAAAGGAAATGATATATTAGGGTTGTTAATTTATGCCATTATCATCACTATAATAGCTGTTGTTGCTACCGTAGTTATTGCTAGAGCACTTGGAAAACCACCTGTACAAGAAGTAAGAATAGTGGAATAG
- a CDS encoding B12-binding domain-containing radical SAM protein encodes MNKIDVLLINPYDENAIKNALGFITPPMNLMYLASSLEKESYKVKIIDDDLQQNGYEKVSEKAQNFNPKVIGLTATTSTIKSAVKYAELIKDALPNSLIVLGGPHATFLPTKTLKENESLDLIVKGEGEETLVGITNKLSDDDKIDFEDVKGIVYRDPDTGNLKETQERPLIKDLDSLPFPARHLVPSKSYGASKDQTGGIITSRGCVYSCNYCTSSLIMGKKFRSRSPDNVVDEIEEFVYKYGINDIGFMDDTFMLNKRRANDIADEIKSRNIDIEFVASSRVDRVDQSLLENLKTSGMKTIYYGVESGSQRILDLMKKGITLQNAEDAVKYAKNAGLGVLTSFILGYPGETETDMEDTIKFSTKLDPDYCQYSILTPFPGTPIYDELKSKDLIDNEDWQDYTVLKSIIKYNEMGLNSKMVENKLAKAYLKFYSRPKYLLNHRHMFKVILQTVFRSFIIPKLTGSTANGWYQNLDSNSSSK; translated from the coding sequence ATGAACAAAATCGATGTATTGTTAATAAATCCTTACGATGAAAATGCAATTAAAAATGCTCTTGGTTTCATAACCCCTCCCATGAATCTCATGTACCTTGCGTCATCACTTGAGAAAGAATCATACAAAGTTAAAATAATAGACGATGATCTGCAGCAAAATGGATATGAAAAAGTGTCAGAGAAGGCACAAAATTTTAATCCAAAGGTAATAGGTTTAACAGCAACCACATCTACCATTAAAAGTGCAGTTAAATATGCTGAGCTTATCAAAGATGCTTTACCCAATTCTTTAATCGTGCTTGGAGGACCTCATGCAACCTTCCTGCCCACTAAAACATTGAAAGAAAATGAATCACTTGATTTAATTGTTAAGGGCGAAGGTGAGGAAACATTGGTTGGAATAACCAACAAATTATCAGATGATGATAAAATTGATTTTGAAGATGTTAAGGGAATAGTTTATAGGGATCCTGATACTGGTAATTTAAAGGAAACACAAGAAAGACCTTTAATTAAGGATCTTGATTCATTACCATTCCCTGCCAGACATCTTGTTCCATCTAAATCCTATGGTGCTTCCAAAGATCAAACAGGGGGAATAATAACTAGCAGAGGTTGTGTTTATTCGTGTAATTACTGTACTTCATCTCTTATCATGGGTAAAAAGTTTAGATCACGCAGTCCAGATAATGTTGTCGATGAAATTGAGGAATTTGTATATAAATATGGAATAAATGATATTGGGTTTATGGACGATACATTCATGCTTAATAAAAGAAGGGCAAACGATATTGCCGATGAAATAAAGTCCAGAAATATTGATATAGAATTTGTTGCATCTTCACGTGTTGACAGGGTAGATCAGAGTTTGCTTGAAAATCTCAAGACATCTGGAATGAAAACCATATATTATGGTGTTGAATCGGGTTCACAGCGCATCCTAGATTTGATGAAAAAGGGTATAACACTTCAAAATGCTGAGGATGCTGTTAAATATGCGAAAAATGCCGGGCTTGGAGTTTTAACATCATTTATACTTGGCTATCCTGGTGAAACCGAAACCGATATGGAGGATACAATAAAATTCTCAACAAAACTTGACCCAGATTACTGTCAATACTCAATATTAACACCATTTCCAGGAACACCCATCTATGATGAGCTAAAATCAAAAGATCTAATTGACAATGAAGATTGGCAGGATTACACAGTGCTCAAATCAATTATTAAATACAATGAAATGGGTTTGAACAGTAAGATGGTTGAAAATAAACTGGCCAAAGCATATTTAAAATTCTATTCAAGACCAAAATACCTATTGAATCATCGCCATATGTTCAAGGTCATATTACAAACTGTTTTCAGAAGCTTTATTATTCCAAAACTCACAGGAAGTACAGCTAATGGATGGTATCAGAATTTGGATAGTAATTCTTCTTCAAAGTAA
- a CDS encoding helix-turn-helix domain-containing protein, which translates to MLRAFKYRMYPTKNQEEMVNKHFGACRYVYN; encoded by the coding sequence ATGTTAAGAGCATTTAAATATCGAATGTATCCGACTAAAAACCAAGAAGAAATGGTTAACAAACATTTTGGAGCATGTCGATACGTGTATAATTGA
- a CDS encoding LEA domain-containing protein, with protein sequence MSEKTGEINGKTKELEGEVKGKTKEVEGKVKGKISSKK encoded by the coding sequence ATGAGTGAAAAAACAGGTGAAATTAATGGAAAAACTAAAGAATTAGAAGGTGAAGTTAAGGGAAAGACTAAAGAAGTTGAAGGAAAGGTTAAAGGAAAGATTTCTAGTAAAAAATAA
- a CDS encoding Hsp20/alpha crystallin family protein encodes MVDKDVPIAMGTGEEEEFEEKETPTESMLTDIVNTIKEKQEELGKSLSEYTMSFQKPLVDIMETDDSIMVITDLPGVKKENVDVDISEDTIEIVAKFDEEIEEEGANYLRKERSYGETRRSMVLPAKIDVKKAKAKFKDSVLTVDLPKIMEAKHKVEIK; translated from the coding sequence ATGGTAGATAAAGACGTACCTATTGCAATGGGAACTGGTGAAGAGGAAGAGTTTGAAGAAAAAGAAACTCCAACAGAAAGTATGTTGACAGATATAGTGAATACCATAAAAGAAAAACAAGAAGAATTGGGGAAAAGTCTATCAGAGTATACTATGTCCTTTCAAAAGCCATTGGTTGATATTATGGAAACTGACGATTCCATTATGGTAATTACTGACCTTCCAGGTGTTAAAAAGGAAAATGTAGATGTTGACATTTCTGAAGATACAATTGAAATTGTTGCAAAGTTTGATGAAGAAATTGAAGAAGAGGGAGCTAATTATCTCAGAAAAGAGAGAAGTTATGGTGAAACAAGACGGTCCATGGTATTGCCTGCCAAAATTGATGTAAAAAAAGCCAAAGCAAAATTCAAAGACTCTGTTTTAACAGTTGATCTTCCAAAAATAATGGAAGCTAAACATAAAGTAGAGATTAAATGA
- the pheT gene encoding phenylalanine--tRNA ligase subunit beta, which yields MPVINFSYEYFNQVLGQEITKEELIDMLPMIGSDIEHYDDEMIKVEFFPNRPDYYSVEGIVRTVKGFLRIEEGLPEYSISKSGYKMIVDPELINIRPYTSCCIVEGISIDENSLKGLMDFQEDLHWVLGRDRKKVAIGIHNLDVVKPPFTYKAAKPEEYSFVALETTEKKNLNDIVEHHKKGKKYAHLLDKFDKYPLIVDSDNNILSMPPIINGELTKLNEDTKNVLIDVTGTDERAVNFALNIIACSFAESGGNIKTMDIVYKDRTVETPNLTPKKMYVDLGNAQKILGVELTAPDVVDMLKRVRLGAESEADDKIAVTIPAYRIDILHEVDIIENIAIGYCIRKIQPELPEIATIAYPDTGKIFENRVRDIMIGMGFYEVMSLMLTSEDQHYTNMRLPEDEHVIVAQPISQDRTMIRKNLINGLMEFLEDNTHEELPQRIFEVGDVAYLDTNSETGTRIIKKLACLVTHSNANFTEIKSITDSFISNIGLKMKIESIDHPSFIKGRCAAIIGEYEDVDGNINVKKGSVEGFFGEIDPEVITNFDLEYPVIAFEVEFKGK from the coding sequence ATGCCCGTTATAAACTTCAGCTACGAATATTTTAACCAAGTTTTAGGTCAAGAAATTACAAAGGAAGAATTAATTGATATGTTACCAATGATTGGGAGCGATATTGAGCATTATGATGATGAAATGATAAAGGTAGAGTTTTTCCCAAACAGACCAGATTATTACAGTGTCGAAGGAATTGTTCGAACAGTCAAGGGATTTCTTAGAATAGAAGAAGGACTACCAGAATATTCCATATCAAAATCAGGCTACAAGATGATAGTAGATCCTGAACTCATTAATATTAGACCATATACATCTTGCTGTATTGTTGAAGGAATTTCAATTGATGAAAACAGTCTTAAGGGCCTCATGGATTTTCAGGAAGATCTTCACTGGGTTTTAGGTCGTGACAGAAAAAAAGTTGCAATTGGAATCCACAATTTGGATGTTGTTAAACCACCATTTACATATAAAGCAGCTAAACCCGAGGAATATTCCTTTGTAGCACTCGAAACAACTGAAAAAAAGAATCTAAATGATATTGTAGAGCATCATAAGAAAGGTAAAAAATATGCACATCTACTTGATAAATTTGATAAATATCCCTTAATAGTAGATTCAGATAATAATATACTTTCAATGCCCCCAATAATTAATGGAGAACTTACAAAATTAAATGAAGATACTAAAAATGTTTTAATTGATGTAACTGGTACTGATGAAAGGGCTGTGAACTTTGCACTTAATATAATTGCTTGTTCCTTTGCTGAATCTGGAGGTAACATAAAAACAATGGATATTGTCTACAAAGACAGAACAGTAGAAACTCCTAACTTAACCCCTAAAAAGATGTATGTAGACCTTGGAAATGCTCAAAAAATCCTGGGAGTTGAACTTACAGCACCAGATGTAGTTGATATGCTTAAACGTGTGAGATTAGGAGCAGAATCAGAAGCAGATGATAAAATAGCTGTTACTATACCGGCCTATAGAATTGATATTTTACACGAAGTTGATATAATTGAGAATATTGCAATAGGTTACTGTATCCGTAAGATCCAACCCGAACTTCCTGAAATTGCAACTATTGCATATCCTGATACTGGTAAAATCTTCGAAAACAGGGTTAGGGACATAATGATAGGTATGGGTTTTTATGAAGTTATGAGTCTGATGCTTACAAGCGAAGATCAACACTACACAAACATGAGGTTACCAGAGGATGAACATGTAATCGTTGCACAGCCAATATCTCAAGATCGTACAATGATAAGAAAAAATCTTATTAATGGTTTGATGGAATTTTTAGAAGACAACACACATGAAGAACTTCCACAGAGAATATTTGAAGTGGGGGATGTGGCTTACCTTGATACAAACTCAGAAACAGGTACTAGGATCATTAAAAAACTTGCCTGTCTAGTTACACATTCAAATGCCAACTTCACAGAAATAAAATCTATAACCGATTCTTTTATATCAAATATTGGATTGAAAATGAAGATTGAATCAATAGATCACCCATCATTTATAAAAGGGCGATGTGCAGCTATTATAGGAGAATATGAAGACGTAGATGGGAATATTAATGTGAAAAAAGGATCTGTTGAGGGATTTTTCGGTGAAATTGACCCAGAAGTTATAACCAACTTTGATCTTGAATATCCTGTTATTGCCTTTGAAGTTGAATTTAAAGGTAAATAA
- the pyrI gene encoding aspartate carbamoyltransferase regulatory subunit — translation MKAPRELKVKPIRNGTVIDHITANKALNVLKILGLPSKEAAVTIAMNVKSSEMGTKDIVKVEGRELESREVDKIALIAPKATINIVREYEIIEKGKVTLLNHVNGILICPNPNCITNTNEPVKSKFNIIDTGPLMLRCYYCERIMNNQDIEEQFK, via the coding sequence ATGAAAGCTCCTAGGGAACTGAAGGTTAAACCAATCAGAAACGGAACAGTTATAGATCATATAACTGCAAATAAAGCTTTAAATGTCCTTAAAATATTAGGATTACCCAGTAAAGAAGCTGCTGTTACAATTGCAATGAATGTAAAGTCTTCGGAGATGGGTACCAAGGATATTGTAAAGGTAGAAGGAAGAGAACTTGAATCGCGTGAAGTGGATAAAATTGCCTTAATTGCACCCAAAGCCACCATAAACATTGTCCGAGAATATGAAATTATTGAAAAGGGTAAGGTCACACTTTTAAATCATGTTAATGGAATTCTTATATGCCCCAACCCCAACTGCATAACCAACACAAATGAACCAGTTAAAAGCAAATTCAATATAATTGACACAGGACCTCTAATGCTAAGATGCTATTACTGTGAACGTATCATGAACAACCAAGATATAGAAGAACAATTTAAATAA
- a CDS encoding secondary thiamine-phosphate synthase enzyme YjbQ — MLKDVFELKTHNRMELINITTEVNFIIEKSSIKTGLVNIYSKHSTSGIVVNEDEPGLLKDFQKALETLVPSNQNYKHDIIDNNADSHIRSFLIGNSETIPLNNGKLDLGTWQSIFFVELDGPRTRKVTVTIV, encoded by the coding sequence ATGTTAAAGGATGTATTTGAATTAAAGACCCATAATAGAATGGAACTTATAAATATTACAACTGAAGTTAATTTTATTATAGAAAAAAGCAGTATTAAAACGGGTTTAGTAAACATCTACAGTAAACATTCAACTTCTGGAATTGTTGTCAATGAAGATGAACCAGGACTCTTGAAAGATTTCCAAAAAGCCCTTGAAACTTTAGTACCTTCAAATCAGAATTACAAACATGATATCATAGATAACAATGCAGATTCACATATAAGATCATTTCTAATTGGTAACAGTGAAACAATCCCTTTGAACAATGGAAAACTAGATCTTGGAACCTGGCAGAGTATATTTTTTGTTGAACTAGATGGGCCAAGAACAAGAAAGGTTACTGTCACCATCGTTTAA
- a CDS encoding DUF5518 domain-containing protein, translating into MNISAIIKGFILVIIFTVIISILGFGSVLGLQGFLLGFLLAGIVVGYISYSGIIDGMINGALMGVVGAIILWILSLFKGAIASFSSQLSTYVPINTPQELIIAIVIGAVGGAIGAIILLIVRTIQKKKNIDFHIIQI; encoded by the coding sequence GTGAATATAAGTGCTATCATTAAAGGATTTATATTGGTCATTATATTCACTGTAATTATCTCCATACTAGGTTTTGGTTCGGTATTGGGATTACAGGGGTTTCTTTTAGGATTTCTCCTTGCAGGAATAGTTGTTGGTTACATTTCATATAGTGGAATAATTGATGGAATGATTAATGGGGCATTAATGGGTGTTGTAGGTGCAATAATTCTTTGGATATTAAGCCTGTTTAAAGGTGCTATTGCATCATTTTCTTCACAGTTATCAACATATGTTCCAATTAACACTCCTCAAGAACTAATCATTGCAATTGTAATCGGTGCAGTTGGAGGTGCAATTGGTGCCATTATATTACTGATTGTACGAACCATCCAAAAAAAAAAGAATATAGATTTCCATATAATCCAGATTTAA
- a CDS encoding phosphatidylserine/phosphatidylglycerophosphate/cardiolipin synthase family protein, producing MTTNEEPNMGVRGRILDENGKPMMGLVVVAEGKTEASIMNNKLVKLADKVSPVSLIPDHELGKSRTDKDGFYRITYSTNSYKTIIDEKPDIWLVVRDMLDVAELYKTDKFSVVSEPIKKVEDIHINRNWANGWFITLGGTDKSRFTSDNDFEILIDNEKELKCIVNSINNASSYVYLSQIEFDPDFVATFNSDDDLSPKDVLVDVLKNADERGVNVKIILNENLALPDSLKKIKDKFKSTGVEVMGFKSSGLHVMHAKTLIVDGNEAFVIGSAFIPDYWDTSMHLINDPRREPELVRPVHDISVKLNGGSVYYVEELFVEMWNYISSKDYNGKNKLNISFHPISSGEDQIQIARSVTKDTLTKKGELGIFEGYRKAIAQASDFIYLENQYFTNNSILKALKNVIKFNDDLQVIFLINEDPELPGYKKWQNKAIKKLGIKNTEDNLKHPQIGFFSLWSSGWGENQYEIQPIYVHTKAAVVDDIWATVGTANLDGTSLTHVNELKGFFDSKFQRSMEINVMILDDKGSKNAIESFRNSLWNEHLGYGKTSLNQPINGWLELWQKTAQDNIRSMNQKKPYINGQILPYSPKNSVKDQLDDININTENWNVLDLR from the coding sequence ATGACAACAAATGAAGAACCCAACATGGGAGTTCGAGGAAGAATTTTAGATGAAAATGGCAAACCTATGATGGGTTTGGTTGTGGTAGCGGAAGGGAAGACAGAAGCTTCGATAATGAATAACAAACTAGTAAAATTAGCAGATAAAGTTTCACCTGTTTCACTGATACCTGATCATGAACTTGGTAAATCCAGAACAGATAAAGATGGGTTTTACAGGATAACATATTCAACAAACAGTTATAAAACTATTATTGATGAAAAACCTGATATTTGGCTGGTTGTTAGAGATATGTTAGATGTTGCAGAACTTTATAAAACAGATAAGTTCTCTGTTGTATCTGAACCAATAAAAAAAGTTGAAGATATCCATATAAATCGTAATTGGGCAAATGGCTGGTTTATAACATTAGGTGGTACAGATAAGTCAAGATTTACATCTGATAATGATTTTGAAATATTAATTGATAATGAAAAAGAATTAAAATGTATTGTTAATTCGATCAATAATGCTAGTTCCTATGTGTATCTATCGCAAATTGAATTTGACCCGGATTTTGTTGCTACATTTAATTCAGATGATGATCTATCTCCAAAGGATGTTCTTGTTGATGTTTTAAAAAATGCAGATGAAAGAGGGGTCAATGTAAAAATAATTTTAAATGAAAATCTTGCACTACCTGATTCATTAAAAAAAATTAAGGACAAATTCAAATCAACAGGGGTTGAAGTCATGGGATTTAAGTCCAGTGGTCTCCATGTGATGCATGCAAAAACCTTGATTGTTGATGGTAATGAAGCATTTGTTATAGGATCTGCATTTATTCCAGATTATTGGGATACTTCAATGCATTTAATTAACGATCCAAGGCGGGAACCTGAACTTGTAAGACCAGTTCATGACATATCTGTGAAACTGAATGGCGGATCAGTATATTATGTTGAAGAATTATTTGTTGAAATGTGGAATTATATCTCATCTAAAGATTACAATGGAAAAAATAAACTCAATATAAGTTTCCACCCAATTAGCTCTGGCGAAGACCAAATTCAAATTGCCAGATCTGTAACAAAAGACACATTAACTAAAAAGGGAGAGTTGGGAATATTTGAAGGTTATAGAAAGGCAATAGCACAAGCATCGGATTTTATATATCTTGAAAATCAGTATTTTACCAACAACAGTATATTGAAAGCATTAAAAAATGTAATTAAATTCAACGATGATCTTCAAGTTATATTTTTGATAAATGAAGATCCTGAGTTACCCGGATATAAGAAATGGCAGAATAAGGCAATTAAAAAACTTGGAATTAAAAATACCGAAGATAATTTGAAACATCCACAGATAGGTTTTTTCAGTTTATGGTCTTCAGGATGGGGAGAGAATCAGTATGAAATACAACCAATCTATGTGCATACTAAAGCTGCTGTAGTTGATGATATATGGGCTACTGTGGGCACAGCAAACTTGGATGGTACATCTTTAACCCATGTAAATGAACTTAAAGGATTTTTTGATTCAAAATTTCAAAGAAGTATGGAAATAAATGTTATGATCTTGGATGATAAAGGTTCAAAAAATGCTATTGAAAGTTTTAGAAACTCATTATGGAATGAACATCTTGGATATGGAAAAACATCTCTAAATCAACCAATAAATGGTTGGCTTGAACTCTGGCAAAAAACAGCACAAGATAACATAAGATCAATGAACCAAAAAAAACCTTATATAAATGGTCAGATATTACCATACAGCCCTAAAAATTCGGTTAAAGATCAGCTTGATGATATAAACATTAATACTGAAAATTGGAATGTTTTAGATTTGAGGTAA
- a CDS encoding glycosyltransferase translates to MNDVKVSIIVPVYNVEKYLRQCVDSIVNQSLKEIEIICINDGSTDNSLQILEGYAQRDKRIKIINKRNEGLSAARNTGMEYATGEYIGFVDSDDFINEKMYENLYINAKSNKSDIVMCPAYVFDDNNPELNHKKPYFSLECLDKKFDNKVFDHTNTKNLIFKVNVTCWNKIYKSQFLNEIGAKFHKMYFEDNIFFYETYLKAKKISLIRDFLYYYRINRAGSFIKEGNKKFFDICNMHDLLKKILIETGNLDEYLESFLNFKINGSLGRYNQVDERFKPEFFEIIKQNFIKNNLKKSDIDKLSQNNKIKYQNILISDTYKEYGLREQIYQLNSANQEYEQKYQQLEYNLERLKDKNQGYEKEINTQKHFIQKITSSNSWKLTKPLRKIRNLIN, encoded by the coding sequence ATGAATGATGTGAAAGTATCCATAATAGTACCAGTTTACAATGTAGAAAAATATCTCAGACAATGTGTGGATAGTATCGTAAATCAATCATTAAAGGAAATTGAGATCATTTGTATCAATGATGGTTCAACAGATAACTCACTACAAATTCTCGAAGGATATGCACAAAGGGACAAACGAATTAAAATAATTAACAAAAGAAACGAAGGTTTGTCGGCAGCTAGAAATACTGGCATGGAATATGCAACTGGTGAATACATTGGATTTGTTGATTCTGACGACTTTATAAACGAAAAAATGTATGAAAATCTATATATAAATGCTAAATCCAATAAAAGTGACATAGTAATGTGCCCTGCATATGTATTTGACGATAACAATCCTGAATTAAATCATAAAAAACCTTATTTTAGTTTAGAATGTTTAGATAAAAAATTTGATAATAAAGTATTCGATCATACCAACACTAAGAATCTGATTTTTAAGGTTAATGTAACTTGTTGGAACAAAATTTACAAATCTCAATTTTTAAATGAAATAGGTGCAAAATTTCATAAAATGTATTTTGAAGACAATATTTTTTTTTATGAAACCTATTTAAAAGCCAAGAAAATCTCTCTAATTAGAGATTTTCTATATTATTACCGGATTAATCGGGCAGGTTCATTCATAAAGGAAGGGAATAAAAAATTTTTTGATATTTGTAATATGCATGATTTATTAAAAAAGATACTAATAGAAACGGGTAATCTCGATGAATATTTAGAAAGTTTTTTAAATTTTAAAATCAACGGCTCATTGGGACGTTACAATCAGGTAGATGAAAGATTTAAACCAGAATTTTTTGAGATTATCAAACAAAATTTCATAAAAAATAATTTAAAAAAGTCCGATATTGACAAATTATCACAAAACAACAAGATTAAATATCAAAATATATTGATTTCTGATACCTACAAAGAATATGGACTGAGAGAGCAGATTTACCAACTAAATAGTGCAAATCAGGAATATGAACAAAAATATCAACAACTAGAGTATAATTTGGAAAGGCTAAAAGATAAGAATCAAGGTTATGAAAAAGAGATAAACACTCAAAAACATTTCATTCAAAAGATCACATCTTCAAATAGTTGGAAATTAACAAAACCACTTAGAAAAATCAGAAATTTGATAAATTAG